Proteins from a genomic interval of Pristis pectinata isolate sPriPec2 chromosome 9, sPriPec2.1.pri, whole genome shotgun sequence:
- the LOC127574351 gene encoding tyrosine-protein kinase SRK2-like isoform X2 — MNEAIGAAVCTSESTQLCVPATNTDQQDLQTSSPGTTNTDTKREDKGLQENEILTSYVVLFDYVAQNHEELTVRKGEFVEILSKERDWWLVQKVRKNSESSKHNQSCSGWYCGKMTRFEAENHLSSSDNVGLFLVRRSESLQDSYVLSARTEESVVHFIIFQNGNGRFHIKEDLGFTTIHELVEHYKNNEVHCGIKLKRPSEKRKPAFHHLSYKTVDKWERPKEEFTLVKRIGSGNYGEVWKAIWNNNVPVAIKMLKADNTDSSNFLKEAQIMKSFKHQNLITLYAVCTRTQPFFIVIEMMKHGDLLNYLRKSEGCFTTVQLINMAVQIAAGMSYLESNCYVHLDLAARNVLVGDNIICKISDFGLTKLLKGTSATEIPDGQFPIKWTAPEVTSKNQISMQSDVWSFGIVLYEIFTFGKVPYPGMPNKNVLKELVKGYRMPCPNGCPQPIYNIMKECWNEVPSQRPSFSTLKLQLEDFITTNYGSLY; from the exons ATGAATGAGGCAATTGGAGCTGCAGTCTGCACTAGTGAATCGACTCAACTGTGTGTCCCTGCTACAAACACTGATCAGCAGGATTTGCAAACCTCAAGTCCTGGTACAACAAACACAGACACcaaaagggaagacaaaggattgcAAGAGAATGAAATTCTCACCTCCTATGTCGTACTGTTTGACTATGTGGCGCAGAACCATGAAGAGTTAACCGTAAGAAAAGGAGAGTTTGTGGAAATCCTTAGCAAGGAAAGGGATTGGTGGCTTGTTCAGAAAGTTCGGAAAAATTCTGAATCCTCCAAGCATAATCAATCCTGCTCTGG TTGGTACTGTGGGAAAATGACCCGATTTGAGGCAGAAAACCATCTTTCTTCCAGTGACAACGTTGGCTTGTTTCTTGTCCGCAGAAGTGAATCATTGCAGGATTCATATGTATTATCAG ctcGAACTGAAGAATCTGTTGTTCATTTTATAATTTTTCAAAACGGAAACGGCAGATTTCACATCAAAGAAGATCTTGGCTTTACCACTATTCATGAATTAGTTGAACATTATAAAAATAATGAAGTGCATTGTGGAATTAAATTAAAAAGGCCAAGTGAAAAG AGAAAGCCAGCTTTTCACCACTTATCATATAAGACTGTGGACAAATGGGAAAGACCAAAAGAAGAATTCACTTTAGTGAAACGCATAGGATCTGGTAATTATGGAGAGGTATGGAAAGCCATCTGGAACAATAATGTACCTGTTGccattaaaatgttaaaagcaG ATAATAcagattccagcaattttctgaAAGAAGCACAAATTATGAAGAGCTTCAAGCACCAGAATCTGATCACACTGTATGCGGTATGCACCAGAACACAACCATTTTTCATTGTCATTGAAATGATGAAACATGGAGATCTCCTGAATTATTTAAGGA AATCTGAAGGTTGCTTTACAACTGTACAATTAATAAACATGGCAGTTCAGATTGCTGCTGGAATGTCATACCTTGAATCCAATTGTTATGTTCATCTGGATTTAGCAGCAAGAAACGTTCTTGTGGGCGACAACATTATTTGTAAAATTTCAGACTTTGGGCTTACTAAATTGTTAAAG GGTACCTCTGCTACTGAAATACCCGATGGTCAATTTCCAATTAAGTGGACTGCTCCAGAGGTTACATCTAAAAATCAGATTTCTATGCAGTCTGATGTATGGTCCTTTGGTATTGTTCTGTATGAGATCTTTACATTTGGAAAAGTACCATATCCTG GAATGCcaaataaaaatgtattaaaagagTTGGTCAAAGGCTATAGGATGCCATGTCCAAATGGCTGTCCTCAACCAATCTACAACATCATGAAAGAATGTTGGAATGAAGTTCCATCTCAAAGGCCATCATTTAGTACACTGAAATTACAGTTGGAAGACTTCATTACTACCAATTACGGTTCACTGTATTAA
- the LOC127574351 gene encoding tyrosine-protein kinase SRK2-like isoform X1, protein MNEAIGAAVCTSESTQLCVPATNTDQQDLQTSSPGTTNTDTKREDKGLQENEILTSYVVLFDYVAQNHEELTVRKGEFVEILSKERDWWLVQKVRKNSESSKHNQSCSGFVPVEILAKVKSLEGEPWYCGKMTRFEAENHLSSSDNVGLFLVRRSESLQDSYVLSARTEESVVHFIIFQNGNGRFHIKEDLGFTTIHELVEHYKNNEVHCGIKLKRPSEKRKPAFHHLSYKTVDKWERPKEEFTLVKRIGSGNYGEVWKAIWNNNVPVAIKMLKADNTDSSNFLKEAQIMKSFKHQNLITLYAVCTRTQPFFIVIEMMKHGDLLNYLRKSEGCFTTVQLINMAVQIAAGMSYLESNCYVHLDLAARNVLVGDNIICKISDFGLTKLLKGTSATEIPDGQFPIKWTAPEVTSKNQISMQSDVWSFGIVLYEIFTFGKVPYPGMPNKNVLKELVKGYRMPCPNGCPQPIYNIMKECWNEVPSQRPSFSTLKLQLEDFITTNYGSLY, encoded by the exons ATGAATGAGGCAATTGGAGCTGCAGTCTGCACTAGTGAATCGACTCAACTGTGTGTCCCTGCTACAAACACTGATCAGCAGGATTTGCAAACCTCAAGTCCTGGTACAACAAACACAGACACcaaaagggaagacaaaggattgcAAGAGAATGAAATTCTCACCTCCTATGTCGTACTGTTTGACTATGTGGCGCAGAACCATGAAGAGTTAACCGTAAGAAAAGGAGAGTTTGTGGAAATCCTTAGCAAGGAAAGGGATTGGTGGCTTGTTCAGAAAGTTCGGAAAAATTCTGAATCCTCCAAGCATAATCAATCCTGCTCTGGGTTTGTTCCTGTTGAGATACTCGCAAAAGTTAAGAGCTTGGAGGGAGAACC TTGGTACTGTGGGAAAATGACCCGATTTGAGGCAGAAAACCATCTTTCTTCCAGTGACAACGTTGGCTTGTTTCTTGTCCGCAGAAGTGAATCATTGCAGGATTCATATGTATTATCAG ctcGAACTGAAGAATCTGTTGTTCATTTTATAATTTTTCAAAACGGAAACGGCAGATTTCACATCAAAGAAGATCTTGGCTTTACCACTATTCATGAATTAGTTGAACATTATAAAAATAATGAAGTGCATTGTGGAATTAAATTAAAAAGGCCAAGTGAAAAG AGAAAGCCAGCTTTTCACCACTTATCATATAAGACTGTGGACAAATGGGAAAGACCAAAAGAAGAATTCACTTTAGTGAAACGCATAGGATCTGGTAATTATGGAGAGGTATGGAAAGCCATCTGGAACAATAATGTACCTGTTGccattaaaatgttaaaagcaG ATAATAcagattccagcaattttctgaAAGAAGCACAAATTATGAAGAGCTTCAAGCACCAGAATCTGATCACACTGTATGCGGTATGCACCAGAACACAACCATTTTTCATTGTCATTGAAATGATGAAACATGGAGATCTCCTGAATTATTTAAGGA AATCTGAAGGTTGCTTTACAACTGTACAATTAATAAACATGGCAGTTCAGATTGCTGCTGGAATGTCATACCTTGAATCCAATTGTTATGTTCATCTGGATTTAGCAGCAAGAAACGTTCTTGTGGGCGACAACATTATTTGTAAAATTTCAGACTTTGGGCTTACTAAATTGTTAAAG GGTACCTCTGCTACTGAAATACCCGATGGTCAATTTCCAATTAAGTGGACTGCTCCAGAGGTTACATCTAAAAATCAGATTTCTATGCAGTCTGATGTATGGTCCTTTGGTATTGTTCTGTATGAGATCTTTACATTTGGAAAAGTACCATATCCTG GAATGCcaaataaaaatgtattaaaagagTTGGTCAAAGGCTATAGGATGCCATGTCCAAATGGCTGTCCTCAACCAATCTACAACATCATGAAAGAATGTTGGAATGAAGTTCCATCTCAAAGGCCATCATTTAGTACACTGAAATTACAGTTGGAAGACTTCATTACTACCAATTACGGTTCACTGTATTAA